The Alphaproteobacteria bacterium genome has a window encoding:
- a CDS encoding tyrosine recombinase XerC, with the protein MFLIEDKKLEKQVAKWIEFLRDIKNMSSNSFESYLIDLKIFFSFIEKYNEEKVSLKSLEKLEITSFRSFITNRVSKKISKTSIARNLSSIKSFFKFLENNDVIKNKSVHSITGPKTRKKFKKPVESEDIIEFLNSFEDCIKDRWQAQRDKALFTLIYACGLRISEAINLNISDVARGDFLVIDGKGGKERITPILPIVINEIKLYKELAPFSFSKSEAPLFLGARGMRLTARVAQRDFEKVRNYLGLPDETTPHSLRHSFASDMLNSGVDLRTVQELLGHSSLSTTQIYTTISKKQLAEKFNKVAPK; encoded by the coding sequence ATGTTTTTAATAGAAGATAAAAAACTTGAGAAGCAAGTTGCTAAATGGATAGAATTTTTAAGAGATATTAAAAATATGTCTTCTAATTCTTTTGAGAGCTATTTGATTGATTTAAAAATATTCTTTTCATTTATAGAGAAATATAACGAAGAAAAAGTCTCCTTGAAATCCCTTGAAAAATTAGAAATCACATCTTTCAGGTCCTTTATAACAAACAGAGTTTCTAAAAAGATATCTAAAACATCAATAGCTAGAAATTTATCATCAATTAAATCATTCTTTAAATTCTTAGAAAACAATGATGTCATAAAAAACAAATCTGTTCATTCAATCACAGGCCCTAAAACAAGAAAAAAATTTAAAAAACCAGTCGAATCAGAAGATATAATAGAGTTTTTAAACTCTTTTGAAGATTGCATAAAAGATAGATGGCAGGCTCAAAGAGATAAAGCTTTATTTACATTAATATATGCTTGTGGGCTTAGAATTTCTGAAGCAATTAATTTAAATATATCTGATGTTGCTAGGGGTGATTTTTTAGTGATAGATGGTAAGGGAGGCAAGGAAAGAATAACCCCAATACTTCCAATTGTAATAAACGAAATTAAACTATACAAAGAATTAGCTCCATTTTCATTCAGTAAATCTGAAGCACCTTTATTTCTTGGAGCAAGAGGAATGAGACTAACTGCTAGGGTAGCCCAAAGGGATTTTGAAAAGGTGAGAAATTACCTAGGACTTCCGGATGAAACAACACCCCATTCACTTAGACATTCTTTTGCTAGCGACATGTTAAATTCTGGAGTAGATTTAAGAACTGTTCAAGAACTATTGGGACACAGCTCTTTATCAACAACTCAAATATATACAACTATAAGTAAAAAACAACTTGCTGAAAAGTTTAATAAAGTTGCGCCTAAATAA
- the der gene encoding ribosome biogenesis GTPase Der, which produces MLKIAIVGRPNVGKSTLFNKLCGRKKAIVHNAPGVTRDAKSTKAKVNDKEFIVVDTAGLEDNSKDAMENMMFDRTMKAIEEADAVFFMMDMSAGVTPDDITFSNMVRKFEKPVLLLANKCDIKKAKENIAEAYSLGLGEPVPLSAEAKLGFYEIEEFIQEWDEKIQKDDDIDESQFKEENKYVKISIIGRPNVGKSTLINSILGEERFITSDFAGTTRDSVEEYFNYEDYRFKIVDTAGVRKKSKTVKENLEQMTVQQTFENIRYSDVVLLIIDGTRKVDKQDLTIADYAVRQGRSLIVAVNKWDLVKDKTETLKEIEEKFQYSFNQVKNLNLLTISALKNKGVDKVLNFIIEMFEMFNRKISTGKLNGWLKDAVSQNPPPLSRLKRPMNLKYITQTASKPPTFTIFSSGATDLPDSYIKYLKNSLVQEFGFEGTPIRFNVKLGDNPYKNKAKKK; this is translated from the coding sequence ATGTTAAAGATTGCTATAGTAGGAAGGCCCAATGTTGGTAAATCTACTTTATTTAATAAATTATGTGGAAGAAAGAAAGCCATAGTGCATAATGCACCTGGCGTGACTAGAGATGCAAAATCCACTAAAGCCAAAGTAAATGATAAAGAATTTATCGTTGTTGATACTGCTGGATTAGAAGATAATTCTAAAGATGCTATGGAAAATATGATGTTCGATAGAACTATGAAAGCTATAGAAGAAGCTGATGCCGTTTTCTTTATGATGGATATGTCAGCGGGTGTTACTCCAGATGACATTACATTCTCAAATATGGTTAGAAAATTTGAAAAACCAGTTCTATTATTGGCTAACAAATGCGATATTAAAAAAGCTAAGGAAAACATAGCCGAAGCATATTCTCTGGGATTGGGAGAACCAGTTCCCTTATCAGCAGAGGCTAAATTAGGCTTTTATGAGATAGAAGAATTCATTCAAGAATGGGATGAAAAAATCCAAAAAGATGATGACATTGACGAAAGCCAATTCAAAGAAGAGAACAAGTATGTTAAGATATCTATAATAGGAAGACCCAATGTTGGTAAATCTACTTTGATAAATTCAATACTTGGAGAAGAAAGATTTATTACATCTGACTTTGCTGGAACCACTAGAGATTCTGTTGAAGAATATTTTAATTATGAAGATTATAGATTTAAGATTGTTGATACAGCTGGTGTTAGAAAAAAATCTAAAACTGTAAAAGAAAATCTTGAACAAATGACAGTTCAACAAACATTTGAAAATATAAGATATTCAGACGTTGTTTTACTTATAATTGATGGTACTAGAAAAGTTGATAAACAAGATTTAACTATAGCAGACTATGCTGTTAGACAGGGTAGATCACTTATAGTAGCTGTTAATAAATGGGACTTAGTAAAAGATAAGACTGAAACTCTAAAAGAAATAGAAGAAAAATTCCAATACTCTTTTAATCAAGTTAAAAACCTAAACCTATTAACTATATCTGCGTTAAAAAACAAAGGTGTTGATAAAGTTCTTAACTTTATTATTGAAATGTTTGAAATGTTCAATAGAAAGATATCTACTGGAAAACTCAATGGTTGGTTGAAAGATGCTGTTTCTCAAAATCCACCTCCACTGAGCAGATTGAAGAGACCTATGAACTTGAAATACATAACTCAAACAGCAAGTAAGCCACCTACATTTACTATATTTTCTAGTGGAGCAACTGACTTACCAGATTCTTATATAAAGTATCTTAAGAACTCTTTGGTTCAGGAATTTGGATTTGAAGGAACACCTATAAGATTTAATGTTAAGTTAGGTGATAACCCTTACAAAAATAAAGCTAAAAAGAAATAA
- the dnaG gene encoding DNA primase produces MAFPKHFLDLLRDRVPLHDVVSKKVTLTKRNRDFLGLCPFHNEKTPSFTVNEDKGFYHCFGCGAHGDIITFEMQTNNLSFFEAVEKLSGQAGLEMPQTTPEDREKAKKQSDLREVLEMATKFYEEKLLDKDGAEALDYLNRKRGLSETTIVNFKLGFAPRGNQLYKHLKKLGIPLEKMEDACLVKKSVKNGEPYDYFRNRVMFPILDSKGRTVAFTGRVLDDTMPKYMNSSEGDLFQKAHILYGLSQARDEAFNKGGIIAVEGNIDVIALSQHGIKNVVAPMGTAISEHHLNLLWRVADTPYFCLDGDAAGYKAGIRTAMRALPVLKEGKSLKFVLLDEKKDPDDILRERGKQGLQEYFKNAISLSELLWRDLKTRIQYKTPEEKASVEKEIKTITDQIANTTVKKFYEKYFRDQMWQLFQENKSKAMGFKPKPKETFVSKNDTVSNSRDKIFLAYLVFNPSLFSDYLEDTSLFNSDDDMMQEAFDILKNSLFENPDLKTNDAINTLKDGRLDGVLESIRNEYNHIMGQDNNVLQIELSRLIKSIKRDEINKELKKSADWNSIKSLTENLKTIEKEIENLSLELDKYK; encoded by the coding sequence ATGGCTTTTCCAAAGCATTTCTTAGATTTATTGAGAGATAGAGTCCCCCTTCATGATGTTGTTTCTAAAAAAGTAACATTAACTAAAAGGAATAGGGACTTTTTAGGTTTATGTCCTTTTCATAATGAAAAAACTCCTTCATTCACAGTTAATGAGGATAAGGGTTTTTATCACTGTTTTGGCTGTGGAGCTCATGGAGATATAATAACTTTCGAAATGCAAACAAATAATCTATCATTCTTTGAAGCTGTTGAAAAATTATCTGGACAAGCCGGCTTAGAGATGCCTCAAACAACTCCAGAGGATAGAGAAAAAGCAAAGAAACAGTCAGATCTTAGAGAAGTTTTAGAAATGGCTACAAAATTCTATGAAGAAAAGTTATTAGATAAGGATGGTGCAGAAGCCCTAGATTACCTTAATAGAAAAAGAGGGCTAAGTGAAACAACTATAGTTAATTTTAAACTAGGATTTGCTCCTAGAGGAAATCAACTATACAAACATCTTAAAAAATTAGGAATCCCATTGGAAAAAATGGAAGATGCATGTCTTGTTAAGAAATCAGTTAAAAATGGAGAGCCATATGATTACTTTAGAAATAGAGTCATGTTTCCGATTCTAGATTCTAAGGGTAGGACAGTTGCTTTTACAGGAAGGGTTCTCGATGATACTATGCCTAAATATATGAATTCCTCAGAAGGTGATTTATTCCAAAAGGCGCACATTTTATATGGTCTTTCCCAGGCAAGGGATGAAGCTTTTAATAAGGGTGGTATAATAGCTGTAGAAGGTAATATAGATGTTATAGCATTATCACAACATGGAATTAAAAATGTTGTAGCTCCTATGGGAACAGCTATATCAGAACATCATCTAAACCTATTGTGGAGAGTTGCTGACACACCTTACTTCTGTTTGGATGGAGATGCGGCTGGTTATAAAGCAGGTATAAGAACTGCTATGAGAGCATTGCCAGTTTTAAAAGAGGGTAAATCATTAAAGTTTGTTCTTTTAGATGAAAAAAAGGATCCAGATGATATCCTTAGAGAAAGAGGAAAGCAAGGACTTCAAGAGTATTTTAAAAATGCGATATCTTTATCAGAACTTCTTTGGAGGGATCTTAAAACAAGGATTCAATATAAAACGCCGGAAGAAAAAGCTTCTGTAGAGAAAGAAATAAAAACTATAACTGATCAAATAGCAAATACTACAGTTAAAAAGTTTTATGAAAAATACTTTAGAGATCAAATGTGGCAGTTGTTCCAAGAGAATAAATCAAAGGCAATGGGATTTAAACCAAAGCCCAAAGAAACATTTGTTTCAAAAAATGATACCGTTAGTAATTCGAGGGATAAAATATTTTTAGCTTACCTTGTATTTAATCCATCGCTTTTTTCAGATTATTTAGAAGATACGTCTCTATTTAATTCTGATGATGATATGATGCAAGAAGCCTTTGATATTCTAAAGAATTCATTGTTTGAGAATCCTGACTTAAAAACAAATGACGCTATTAATACTCTTAAGGATGGTAGATTAGATGGAGTATTAGAAAGTATTAGAAATGAATATAATCATATAATGGGTCAAGACAACAATGTTTTACAAATAGAATTGAGTAGGTTAATAAAATCCATAAAAAGGGATGAGATAAATAAGGAGCTGAAGAAATCTGCGGACTGGAATTCTATAAAATCTTTAACTGAGAATCTAAAAACAATAGAAAAAGAAATAGAAAATTTATCTTTGGAATTAGATAAGTATAAATAG
- a CDS encoding penicillin-binding protein activator: protein MFKKVLPIIFIFMASSCAKQYYHERTPRVANPRVLSAKKSSDISTSRGRDISYDRDFQYRGETLDRIDISKIEDKERELMDRRAQKRMESQGATKIAVLLPLSGSAKKVGNSLKNSIEMAYYDINNENIELSFYDTKGDASVAKEKAEMAVSEGADIFLGPLFSDSVKAVSNVAGSKYVISFTTDTSVLSDKTYSINYLKSQEMERIISYMGSNNLDDSVFLLPKGDLGEILEKTILEKSREFNIDAEIVFFDEKNQKELNSMVKKITNFSKREKDLKSMKAFINPKMKYCQSIGYKVDEKGKYDEDNTISYTASNRSEFETCKKYEDISLNLDKKTSLGKFDKDAIFIAGSNNSIISIGAFLAYYDVKGSETKIFGLSNFENKKIKSESIFRGSLYTSPNSTIDSSFKRKYKNTYGSNPISISQIAYDAMYLISSSDMGGYISEEYLLAPSGFLGSSGLFRLKYNGETERGVAVKKILSSRRVGMVSKSPKSFQEYYSGIYGKNISSSENAIKEYEKNMSLGYFNYPRSLEEVKENILLLNPETINSLIIK, encoded by the coding sequence ATGTTTAAAAAAGTATTACCTATAATTTTCATTTTTATGGCATCAAGTTGTGCTAAACAATATTATCATGAGAGAACTCCTAGGGTTGCAAATCCAAGGGTTTTAAGCGCTAAAAAATCAAGCGATATTAGTACTTCTAGAGGTCGTGATATATCTTATGATAGAGATTTTCAATATAGAGGTGAAACTTTAGATAGAATAGATATATCAAAGATAGAAGATAAAGAAAGAGAGCTTATGGATAGAAGGGCTCAAAAAAGAATGGAAAGTCAAGGGGCTACAAAAATAGCGGTTCTTTTACCTCTTTCAGGAAGTGCTAAAAAAGTAGGTAATTCACTTAAGAATTCTATAGAGATGGCCTATTATGATATTAATAATGAAAATATCGAATTATCTTTTTATGATACAAAGGGAGATGCTAGTGTTGCAAAAGAAAAGGCTGAAATGGCAGTTTCTGAAGGTGCTGATATTTTCCTAGGACCTCTGTTTTCAGATAGTGTAAAGGCCGTTTCAAATGTTGCTGGAAGCAAATATGTTATATCGTTCACAACGGATACATCTGTTCTAAGTGATAAAACATATTCAATAAACTATTTAAAGTCTCAAGAAATGGAAAGAATAATCTCTTATATGGGATCAAACAATTTGGATGACTCAGTATTTCTTCTTCCGAAAGGAGATCTAGGGGAAATATTAGAGAAAACAATTCTTGAAAAAAGTAGGGAGTTTAATATTGATGCTGAAATAGTTTTCTTTGATGAAAAAAATCAAAAAGAACTTAATTCTATGGTTAAAAAAATAACTAACTTCTCAAAGAGAGAAAAAGATTTGAAATCTATGAAGGCTTTTATAAATCCCAAAATGAAATATTGCCAAAGTATAGGATATAAAGTAGATGAAAAAGGAAAGTATGACGAAGATAACACTATATCTTATACTGCATCAAACAGATCAGAGTTTGAAACTTGTAAAAAATATGAAGATATAAGTTTGAATCTAGATAAAAAAACCTCTTTAGGTAAATTTGATAAAGATGCCATATTTATAGCAGGAAGTAATAATAGTATAATATCTATAGGTGCTTTCTTAGCATATTATGATGTCAAAGGTTCTGAAACGAAAATATTTGGATTATCTAATTTCGAAAACAAAAAGATAAAATCTGAAAGTATTTTTAGGGGTAGCTTATACACATCTCCAAATTCTACAATAGATTCATCTTTCAAAAGAAAGTATAAAAATACTTACGGTTCAAATCCAATATCAATATCTCAAATAGCATATGACGCCATGTATTTGATATCATCATCTGATATGGGTGGATATATCTCTGAAGAGTATTTATTGGCTCCATCAGGATTTTTAGGCTCAAGCGGTTTATTCAGATTGAAATATAATGGTGAAACTGAAAGAGGTGTTGCTGTTAAAAAGATCTTAAGTTCAAGAAGAGTTGGTATGGTTTCTAAATCACCAAAATCATTTCAAGAATATTATAGCGGAATATATGGTAAGAATATTTCTAGTTCAGAAAATGCAATAAAAGAATATGAAAAAAATATGTCTTTAGGATATTTTAACTACCCAAGAAGTTTAGAAGAGGTAAAAGAAAATATACTACTTCTAAATCCTGAAACTATTAATTCTCTTATTATAAAATAG